The Exiguobacterium aurantiacum DSM 6208 genome includes a window with the following:
- a CDS encoding DUF3397 domain-containing protein, with the protein MLVYIVSFPLVIWFMVYMTLRKIMPKSVNTFKLVCDAGVVLWFYACAVLLESIVETNVAWLLLAVCCAIFPINAIWQRVRHEEVVFTKMFVHGWRLLFLFLVPAHAILFAIGIAKHMIH; encoded by the coding sequence GTGTTAGTGTATATCGTTTCATTTCCACTCGTCATTTGGTTTATGGTGTATATGACACTTAGAAAAATTATGCCGAAGTCGGTCAATACGTTCAAGCTGGTGTGCGATGCCGGCGTCGTGCTTTGGTTTTATGCGTGTGCGGTTTTGTTGGAGTCGATTGTCGAGACGAATGTCGCTTGGCTCTTGCTCGCCGTTTGTTGCGCTATTTTTCCAATCAATGCGATTTGGCAACGCGTCCGCCACGAGGAAGTCGTGTTCACGAAGATGTTCGTGCACGGTTGGCGATTGTTGTTTTTGTTTCTCGTTCCGGCCCACGCCATCTTGTTTGCGATTGGCATTGCCAAACACATGATTCATTGA
- a CDS encoding ketopantoate reductase family protein, producing MQPIERIGIIGNGAVGMLMASLLAKDYTVTLYGRVEEPSVVTIERDGMTNGTVDVILKPVRTLDETEADVFFVTTKAHQVEAATVRLSGNVPVFICSNGISHLDYALERGFHLGVIEHGVTRDGNRIHHSGLGRVRIGGLTDMSAISFVDSPLHVVWEADITHVVIEKLFANAIINPITALCRMPNGVVGQPPCRDVALAIYKELTSLFDETVPYTYIESIIEKTANNRSSMLRDVEAGRPTEVDAILTPLLKRAEDRGVELTVIPLMQKLILGASASC from the coding sequence ATGCAACCGATCGAACGGATTGGGATTATCGGGAACGGGGCCGTCGGGATGCTGATGGCGTCGTTACTCGCGAAAGACTATACGGTCACGCTGTACGGCCGGGTCGAGGAACCGAGCGTTGTGACGATTGAACGGGACGGAATGACGAACGGGACGGTTGACGTGATTCTCAAACCGGTACGTACTCTTGACGAGACGGAAGCTGACGTCTTTTTCGTGACGACGAAAGCGCATCAAGTCGAGGCGGCGACCGTGCGACTTAGCGGAAACGTGCCCGTATTCATCTGCTCGAACGGCATCAGCCATCTCGACTATGCGCTTGAACGCGGGTTTCATCTCGGGGTCATCGAGCACGGCGTGACCCGTGACGGGAACCGGATTCATCATAGCGGTCTCGGCCGCGTCCGCATCGGTGGGCTGACGGACATGTCGGCCATCTCGTTCGTCGACTCGCCGCTGCACGTCGTATGGGAAGCGGATATCACGCATGTCGTCATCGAAAAACTGTTCGCGAACGCGATCATCAACCCGATCACGGCGCTTTGCCGTATGCCAAACGGTGTGGTCGGGCAACCGCCGTGCCGAGACGTCGCACTCGCGATCTATAAGGAATTGACGTCGTTGTTCGACGAGACCGTACCATATACATATATCGAGTCGATCATCGAGAAGACGGCGAACAACCGTTCATCGATGCTCCGGGACGTGGAGGCGGGACGCCCGACCGAAGTCGACGCCATTTTGACGCCGCTGTTGAAGCGAGCCGAGGATCGCGGCGTTGAACTGACCGTCATCCCGCTCATGCAAAAACTAATTTTAGGAGCGAGCGCATCGTGTTAG
- the rpmF gene encoding 50S ribosomal protein L32 translates to MAVPFRRTSKTRKRLRRTHFKLNVPGMNECPNCGDMKLSHRVCKSCGHYNGKEVTSK, encoded by the coding sequence ATGGCAGTACCATTCCGTAGAACGTCGAAAACTCGCAAACGTCTTCGTCGTACTCACTTCAAACTCAACGTACCTGGTATGAACGAGTGCCCGAACTGTGGCGACATGAAACTTTCACACCGTGTTTGCAAATCTTGCGGACATTACAACGGTAAAGAAGTTACAAGCAAATAA
- a CDS encoding YceD family protein yields the protein MKWSIAQLLKLRNQGDSFSVDETVELPELIQLHPDIRSIRPVHVHGDASFTSNQVTFNLKIQGDLTLPDARTLDDVMYEFDIESLEPFFLENGRYTEQFDDVNLPEGNTIDLRPIVRELIMLDVPMQVFGNETDKTQVEGEGWALVEDQLDDQPKIDPRLAGLADLFSKKEDENG from the coding sequence ATGAAATGGTCTATTGCACAGCTACTTAAGCTTCGAAACCAAGGTGACAGTTTTTCCGTTGATGAGACGGTTGAACTTCCGGAGCTGATTCAGCTCCATCCGGATATCCGTTCGATTCGCCCAGTGCATGTGCACGGGGATGCGTCGTTCACATCTAATCAAGTTACATTCAATTTGAAGATTCAAGGTGACCTGACGTTGCCAGATGCGCGTACGTTAGACGATGTCATGTATGAATTCGATATTGAATCGCTCGAGCCTTTCTTTTTGGAGAACGGGCGTTACACGGAGCAATTCGATGACGTCAATTTGCCAGAGGGAAATACGATTGATCTGCGACCGATCGTACGTGAGCTCATCATGTTAGACGTCCCGATGCAAGTTTTCGGGAACGAAACAGACAAAACTCAGGTTGAAGGGGAAGGCTGGGCCCTCGTAGAGGATCAGCTGGACGACCAACCAAAAATTGACCCGCGCCTCGCGGGACTCGCCGACTTGTTCTCGAAAAAAGAGGACGAGAACGGCTAA
- a CDS encoding tRNA(Met) cytidine acetate ligase produces MQKTAIIAEYNPFHNGHLFQAKTARLETGAEAVIAVMSGQFTQRGEPAAFDKWSRARAAVETGAIDLVIELPTRYGVQRADRFASAAVAIAERVGCQTLSFGSESGDATAICQAASADVESTPAYRQAFQEALQSGKSPAKASSEAFSALYPAFDLTLPNNILAYHYAKAARTIQLHTVERLGAGYHDTGLADIMSATGVRAHYLEEGIVRAVPLATRALFRQRTMAHWSTYWPVLQYKLRTTPQPVLDELVGIDASLSPRLIEAGIEPSFERALEKLQTRRYTRTAIQRALVSVLIHFQRSELPDRFDDVPYVRPLAFNGVGRLVLKDIKKTVPLLSKYHPDLAFEARVTEAYRLPLGDESLREHVQTPQFIDSK; encoded by the coding sequence ATGCAAAAGACGGCCATCATCGCAGAGTACAATCCATTCCATAACGGGCACCTCTTCCAAGCAAAAACCGCTCGCCTTGAAACAGGGGCTGAAGCCGTCATCGCGGTGATGAGCGGACAGTTCACCCAACGCGGGGAACCGGCCGCTTTCGACAAATGGAGCCGGGCAAGGGCCGCCGTCGAGACGGGGGCGATCGACCTCGTCATCGAATTGCCGACCCGGTACGGCGTCCAACGTGCCGACCGGTTCGCAAGTGCTGCTGTCGCCATCGCCGAACGCGTCGGCTGTCAAACGTTGTCGTTCGGGAGCGAGAGCGGTGACGCCACGGCCATCTGCCAGGCCGCAAGCGCCGACGTCGAGTCGACTCCGGCCTATCGACAGGCGTTTCAAGAGGCGCTTCAAAGCGGAAAATCACCCGCGAAAGCTTCAAGTGAGGCGTTTTCCGCCCTCTATCCCGCTTTTGACTTGACACTCCCTAACAATATTTTAGCGTATCATTACGCCAAAGCAGCCCGCACGATTCAGCTCCATACGGTCGAGCGGCTCGGGGCAGGTTATCACGATACCGGCCTAGCGGACATCATGTCGGCGACGGGCGTCCGTGCCCATTATCTTGAGGAAGGTATCGTCCGTGCCGTCCCTCTGGCGACACGTGCCTTGTTCCGTCAACGTACGATGGCCCACTGGTCAACGTATTGGCCGGTGCTCCAATACAAGCTGCGGACGACACCCCAGCCGGTGCTTGACGAGCTTGTCGGCATCGACGCCTCCTTGTCCCCTCGTTTGATCGAGGCCGGGATTGAACCGTCGTTTGAGCGGGCGCTCGAGAAGTTGCAGACGCGACGTTACACCCGGACCGCCATCCAACGGGCGCTCGTCTCGGTGCTGATCCACTTTCAGCGCTCCGAGTTGCCAGATCGGTTCGATGACGTCCCTTACGTCCGTCCGCTCGCGTTCAACGGCGTCGGCCGGCTCGTATTAAAAGATATAAAAAAAACGGTACCGCTTCTCAGCAAGTACCATCCCGACCTCGCATTCGAGGCGCGCGTCACCGAGGCGTACCGACTCCCTCTCGGTGACGAATCGCTCCGCGAACACGTCCAAACGCCTCAGTTCATCGACTCCAAATAA
- a CDS encoding SepM family pheromone-processing serine protease, with the protein MKSLKIGFGLLVAVLIFLFAPLPYYITYPGEATSIEQFMTVEDGDKEPGELMMVTISQRRATPLWLVGSWFTPFTEASPSSRYLYDGEGEADYERRQQLLMSSSQQAAVQYAYDLAEAEVSVSFDGMYVSAPIQGSLAANVLKPGDVITAIDGRSFVSRLDFLDRVAAYEAGDEVTLTLERDGRERVVHSLVQPLDRSQSRVGLGIYEPLPVQDVVTEPSVTFELTNVGGPSAGLMFTLELFDQLTPGDLANGEKIAGTGTVDEEGNIGPIGGAWQKIVAADRAGATVFFVPDGPNYEEAKTSLDRLESDIEVVPVKTVEDAIRYLESMN; encoded by the coding sequence ATGAAGTCGCTGAAAATCGGTTTCGGCCTGCTCGTCGCCGTCCTCATCTTCTTGTTCGCGCCGTTGCCGTACTATATTACCTATCCGGGTGAGGCGACATCGATTGAACAGTTCATGACAGTCGAAGATGGCGACAAAGAGCCTGGAGAGCTCATGATGGTCACAATCTCGCAACGCCGGGCGACACCACTCTGGCTCGTGGGGAGCTGGTTCACACCGTTCACCGAAGCGAGTCCATCGAGTCGCTACTTATATGACGGGGAAGGCGAGGCGGACTATGAACGGAGACAACAGTTGCTCATGTCATCGTCCCAACAAGCGGCGGTTCAATACGCCTACGACCTTGCCGAGGCGGAAGTGTCCGTCTCGTTCGATGGGATGTATGTGTCGGCCCCGATCCAAGGGTCGCTCGCGGCGAACGTCTTAAAACCTGGGGATGTCATCACGGCAATTGATGGGCGTTCTTTCGTATCAAGGCTCGACTTCCTCGATCGAGTGGCCGCCTATGAGGCCGGCGACGAAGTGACGCTCACGCTTGAACGAGATGGGCGTGAGCGGGTCGTCCATTCGCTCGTGCAACCGCTCGACCGTTCCCAGTCAAGGGTCGGTCTCGGCATTTACGAGCCGTTGCCGGTGCAAGACGTCGTCACGGAACCGTCCGTCACGTTTGAATTGACGAACGTCGGCGGTCCGTCGGCCGGTCTTATGTTCACGTTAGAGCTCTTTGATCAGTTGACGCCTGGTGATTTGGCGAACGGTGAAAAGATCGCTGGGACGGGGACGGTCGATGAGGAAGGCAACATCGGTCCGATCGGTGGGGCGTGGCAAAAAATTGTCGCCGCCGACCGAGCTGGGGCGACCGTGTTTTTCGTGCCAGACGGTCCGAACTACGAAGAGGCGAAAACGTCACTCGACCGGCTTGAGTCCGACATCGAAGTCGTGCCGGTCAAGACGGTCGAGGACGCGATCCGTTATTTGGAGTCGATGAACTGA
- the coaD gene encoding pantetheine-phosphate adenylyltransferase: MSKRIAICPGSFDPITNGHLDIIERAAAIFDEVIVAVLENSSKAPLFDVEERLTLIRDVTTHLPNVTADAFGGLLVEYAAKREAATIVRGLRAVSDFEYELQIASINKKLNEDVETLFMMTNSQYSFLSSSIVKEVAKYGAPVNELVPLQVEAALRRKYETSRQP, from the coding sequence ATGTCAAAACGTATCGCGATTTGTCCGGGGAGCTTTGACCCGATTACGAACGGCCACTTAGATATCATCGAACGTGCAGCTGCTATCTTTGACGAAGTGATCGTCGCCGTCCTTGAAAACTCGAGCAAGGCGCCGTTGTTTGACGTCGAGGAACGGCTCACCCTCATCCGGGACGTGACGACGCATTTGCCGAACGTCACGGCCGACGCGTTCGGGGGTCTTCTCGTCGAATATGCGGCGAAACGGGAGGCGGCGACGATCGTTCGTGGTTTGCGTGCCGTCTCGGACTTTGAATATGAGCTTCAAATCGCTTCCATCAACAAGAAGCTGAACGAGGACGTCGAGACGTTGTTTATGATGACGAACAGCCAATATTCGTTCCTCAGCTCCTCGATCGTGAAAGAAGTCGCCAAATACGGTGCTCCGGTCAACGAGCTCGTCCCGCTCCAAGTCGAAGCGGCACTGCGGAGGAAGTACGAAACGAGCCGCCAACCATGA
- the rsmD gene encoding 16S rRNA (guanine(966)-N(2))-methyltransferase RsmD → MRVISGERKGTRLKAVPGSATRPTTDKVKESLFNIIGPYFAGGEALDLYAGSGGLGIEALSRGCDHAVFVDKQTKAIQTIQENLRVTRYEQQATVYRQDAKSVLEQLVGSGRVFKLIFMDPPYHAEEHETFLRTIEMNRLLTENGVVVCEHGSEAELPERVGRLEKIKVQRYSDVITISFYEYASTEG, encoded by the coding sequence ATGCGAGTCATTTCAGGAGAACGTAAAGGGACGCGGTTGAAAGCCGTACCCGGGTCGGCGACACGGCCGACGACGGATAAAGTGAAAGAATCATTATTTAATATTATCGGACCTTATTTTGCAGGCGGGGAGGCGCTCGATTTATATGCGGGGAGCGGCGGACTCGGGATTGAAGCGCTCTCGCGCGGGTGTGACCATGCCGTATTCGTCGATAAACAAACGAAGGCCATCCAGACGATTCAAGAGAACCTGCGCGTCACACGGTACGAGCAACAGGCGACGGTCTATCGGCAAGATGCGAAAAGTGTGCTCGAACAACTTGTCGGGTCAGGGCGCGTCTTCAAACTGATCTTCATGGATCCTCCCTACCACGCCGAAGAGCATGAGACGTTCTTGCGTACGATCGAGATGAATCGGCTGTTGACCGAGAATGGTGTCGTCGTCTGTGAGCATGGAAGTGAGGCCGAGCTGCCTGAGCGCGTCGGCCGACTTGAAAAAATAAAAGTGCAGCGCTACTCTGACGTAATCACGATCAGTTTCTATGAGTACGCGTCGACTGAGGGGTGA
- a CDS encoding YlbG family protein, producing the protein MDVLSESFELKGRIGLVVYVQSLKQVKALRRYANLYYVSKREKYAFLYTDLEGHETTVETISSLPFVESVVRSERPFIAETYAPKQK; encoded by the coding sequence GTGGATGTGCTGTCTGAATCATTCGAGTTAAAGGGCCGGATCGGACTGGTCGTTTACGTTCAATCGCTCAAACAAGTGAAAGCGTTGCGACGTTACGCGAATTTATATTACGTCTCGAAACGAGAGAAGTACGCCTTTTTATATACGGACTTAGAAGGTCACGAGACGACCGTCGAGACGATCAGTTCGTTGCCGTTCGTCGAGTCTGTCGTACGGAGCGAACGCCCGTTCATCGCCGAGACGTATGCGCCGAAACAGAAATAA
- a CDS encoding YlbF family regulator — MIITEQTIALLDEAEALADLIESSGSFQTYITTKRERAVSAEAQEVEREFLRMKEDYEYVQRFGKHHPDHDRIKKEMHLVKRRLDVQPEVAAFKKAERSLDKLLGEVSGLLAHSVSPKIKVPTGNPFFDEGGCSGGGSCGGGGGSCGCAV; from the coding sequence ATGATTATTACTGAACAAACGATCGCACTTCTCGATGAGGCCGAAGCGTTGGCTGATTTGATCGAGTCGAGCGGGTCGTTCCAAACATATATCACGACGAAACGAGAGCGTGCCGTCTCGGCGGAAGCGCAGGAAGTCGAACGTGAGTTTTTACGAATGAAAGAAGATTACGAGTACGTGCAACGGTTCGGTAAACATCACCCGGACCATGACCGCATCAAAAAAGAGATGCATCTCGTCAAACGCCGGCTCGACGTCCAGCCTGAAGTGGCCGCCTTTAAAAAAGCGGAACGGAGCTTGGACAAACTGCTTGGAGAAGTGAGCGGGTTGCTCGCGCACTCGGTATCTCCGAAAATCAAAGTCCCTACCGGTAACCCGTTCTTTGACGAAGGTGGCTGCTCGGGCGGGGGAAGCTGCGGCGGAGGAGGCGGAAGCTGTGGATGTGCTGTCTGA